Proteins encoded together in one Carya illinoinensis cultivar Pawnee chromosome 3, C.illinoinensisPawnee_v1, whole genome shotgun sequence window:
- the LOC122305244 gene encoding isoeugenol synthase 1-like — MACEKSKILVFGATGYLGNFMVKASVSLGHPTFAYVRPLLKPNINSNANPPKLGLLKEYEALGVTIIYGELDEYGKLVAALRHVDVVISTLAVPQHLDQLKIIQAMKDAGNIKRFVPSEFGNEVDRVSGLPAFEALLENKRKIRRATEEAGIAFTYVSANSFAAYFVHHLLHPHEKREEVVVFGSGEAKAVLNYEEDVAAYTIKAATDPRVANRVIVLRPPGNIVSEMDLISLWEKKTGRTLKRIYVPEEEIVKLSETAPFPDNIRMAILHNIFIKGDQTSFELTDDDLEASKLFYDHNHTSIDALLDIFLFNPPKPKLASF, encoded by the exons ATGGCTTGTGAAAAGAGCAAGATTCTGGTATTCGGAGCCACTGGTTACCTCGGCAATTTCATGGTGAAGGCCAGCGTTTCTCTGGGCCATCCAACATTTGCCTATGTCCGCCCATTGCTCAAACCGAATATCAACTCCAACGCCAACCCTCCTAAGCTAGGTCTCCTCAAAGAATACGAGGCTTTGGGAGTCACCATTATCTAT GGTGAATTGGATGAGTACGGGAAGCTTGTAGCAGCGCTTCGTCATGTGGATGTTGTCATTTCTACGTTGGCTGTTCCTCAACACCTTGATCAACTGAAGATAATCCAAGCCATGAAGGATGCTGGAAATATAAAG AGATTTGTTCCGTCCGAATTTGGAAACGAAGTTGACAGAGTGAGTGGATTACCGGCTTTTGAGGCTCTGCTTGAGAACAAAAGGAAGATCAGGAGGGCTACGGAAGAGGCCGGAATTGCCTTCACTTACGTCTCTGCGAACTCTTTTGCAGCGTATTTCGTTCACCACTTGCTTCATCCTCACGAAAAACGTGAGGAAGTAGTTGTTTTTGGAAGTGGGGAAGCCAAGg CCGTGTTAAATTATGAGGAGGATGTTGCAGCCTATACCATAAAAGCAGCCACTGATCCAAGGGTAGCTAATCGGGTCATCGTACTTAGACCACCGGGAAACATTGTATCTGAGATGGACTTGATTTCTTTATGGGAGAAAAAGACAGGACGCACTCTGAAACGAATTTATGTCCCCGAAGAGGAAATAGTAAAGCTCTCTGAGA CCGCACCATTCCCGGATAACATACGTATGGCTATCCTTCACAACATCTTCATCAAAGGGGACCAGACGAGCTTTGAACTCACTGACGACGACCTAGAGGCCTCCAAATTATTCTACGATCACAACCATACTTCCATCGATGCCCTCCTTGACATTTTCTTGTTTAATCCTCCCAAACCCAAACTGGCATCGTTTTAA